Proteins encoded within one genomic window of Rhinolophus sinicus isolate RSC01 linkage group LG05, ASM3656204v1, whole genome shotgun sequence:
- the PSD4 gene encoding PH and SEC7 domain-containing protein 4 isoform X7, whose protein sequence is MMGDDRLSEHPKPMGLLNICLGDDVQPPAGVHPKGTPTPSWEHTWASAPPDLTRLGAPPSGSNAEPMDLGTSPSPRDPRQNQGTSTQVVFWAGILQAQMCVLDLEEELEKTEGLRAGLRSCLPMAPADLPPFSCSPASPRDLGLLPGPPVEEVSGEDSSGPEGEDQDLVWPGKGMPGSSLEWGAEEESVFFDNPLFLESPCSDSAPGARFSWGTPDACAAMGLDNPHTLEPPVLAPGDGVPWGLGEDPDGGESIADSSGHTTPPFSVPTYKSHSWTVVDTTDQAPTAPPGLGDSEALPSAEGWHTEQGPSWRQVPLISQDRGDRHAECPQESALCTSAASPWGGPAPYPEPSSPESDSRGPGSRPSSESSPEGSPRPWGQQAGSILPMWTPDAPRPSLLETGGAEPSSQERAAPESGRDVKSEGAGQPDVHRTSTEGGSLMTPMDFPRLPESSMPQVQPPEEGQRPQAGDKLANGVGTNKLAWDLASRLYRLEGFRKSEVAAHLRKNDDHSRAVAQEYLSFFQFGGQSLDRALRGFLQALVLSGETQERERVLYQFSRRFHHCNPRLFSSVDSVHTLTCAIMLLNTDLHGQNIGKSMSCQEFISNLNGLQDGGNFPKELLKGLYWSIRSEKLESAVDEEDAARPEKSQLSTLAGKMSNPFLQLAHDPTVPTYKQGILARKMHHDADGKKTPWGKRGWKMFHTLLRGMVLYFLKGEDQGPEGQMVDEPVGVHHSLATPATHYTKKPHVFQLRTADWRLYLFQAPTAKEMSSWIARINLAAATHSAPPFPAAVGSQRRFVRPILPAGPTQSSLEEQHRSHENCLDAASDDLLDLQRNFPERRGRSRELEEYRLRKEYLEHEPSPLLEPGDAKVGVPVLQKTRYEMYVQLLVARLHCPSDDLDLWEEQLGRETGGMQEPKASLKKSHSSPSLQQDEAPTTAKVKRNISERRTYRKIIPKRNRHQL, encoded by the exons ATGATGGGTGATGACAGACTGTCTGAACATCCCAAGCCTATGGGACTTCTTAACATCTGTTTAGGAGATGACGTGCAGCCCCCTGCAGGAGTGCACCCAAAGGGAACGCCCACACCTTCCTGGGAACACACCTGGGCATCTGCCCCCCCTGATCTCACGAGGCTAGGCGCCCCTCCCAGTGGCTCCAATGCAGAGCCCATGGACCTGGGGACCAGCCCGTCCCCAAGGGACCCAAGGCAGAACCAAGGCACGTCCACGCAGGTGGTGTTTTGGGCAGGCATCCTGCAGGCCCAGATGTGTGTCCTGGACCTGGAGGAGGAGCTGGAGAAGACCGAGGGGCTCAGGGCTGGGCTGAGGTCCTGCCTCCCCATGGCCCCTGCGGACTTGCCCCCCTTTTCCTGCAGCCCTGCGAGCCCTCGGGACTTGGGCCTACTTCCTGGTCCACCTGTGGAGGAGGTCTCAGGGGAGGATAGCAGTGGGCCTGAGGGCGAGGACCAGGACCTGGTGTGGCCAGGCAAGGGGATGCCTGGCTCCTCCCTGGAATGGGGTGCTGAGGAAGAGAGTGTGTTCTTTGACAACCCCCTCTTTCTGGAGAGCCCCTGCTCAGACTCTGCTCCTGGGGCCCGCTTCTCCTGGGGGACCCCAGACGCCTGCGCTGCCATGGGGCTTGACAACCCACACACCCTTGAGCCTCCTGTCCTGGCCCCGGGAGACGGGGTGCCATGGGGGCTGGGCGAAGACCCGGATGGTGGGGAAAGCATTGCTGACTCCAGCGGGCACACCACCCCTCCATTCTCTGTGCCCACCTACAAATCCCACTCCTGGACTGTGGTGGACACCACTGACCAGGCTCCCACAGCACCTCCTGGCCTGGGGGACAGTGAG GCCCTGCCCAGTGCCGAGGGCTGGCACACAGAACAGGGTCCTTCCTGGCGCCAGGTGCCTCTCATCTCCCAGGACAGAG GTGACAGACATGCTGAGTGTCCCCAGGAGTCTGCTCTCTGCACCTCAGCCGCTAGCCCCTGGGGGGGCCCAGCCCCTTACCCAGAGCCTAGCAGCCCTGAGTCTGACAGCAGAGGCCCcggctccaggcccagctccgAGTCCTCCCCAGAAGGCAGCCCACGGCCCTGGGGCCAGCAGGCCGGCAGCATTCTGCCCATGTGGACACCAGATGCTCCCCGCCCATCACTCCTGGAGACAGGTGGGGCAGAGCCAAGTTCCCAGGAGAGAGCAGCTCCAGAGTCTGGGAGGGATGTGAAGAGTGAGGGGGCAGGCCAGCCTGACGTGCACCGAACCTCCACAGAAGG TGGGAGTCTGATGACACCAATGGACTTTCCCAGGCTTCCTGAGAGCTCCATGCCCCAAGTGCAGCCCCCAGAGGAAGGCCAGAGGCCACAGGCTGGAGACAAGCTGGCTAATGGCGTTGGGACCAACAAGCTGGCCTGGGACCTGGCCTCTCGCCTCTATCGCCTAGAGGGCTTCCGGAAGTCGGAAGTGGCAGCCCACCTGCGGAAAAA TGACGACCACAGCAGGGCTGTGGCTCAAGAGTACCTGTCCTTCTTCCAGTTTGGAGGCCAGAGCCTGGACCGTGCCCTCCG GGGCTTCCTCCAGGCCCTGGTGCTCAGTGGGGAGACCCAGGAACGGGAACGAGTCCTGTACCAGTTCTCCAGACGCTTCCACCACTGCAACCCTAGGCTCTTCTCCTCAGTAG ACTCGGTCCACACCTTGACTTGCGCCATCATGCTCCTGAACACTGACCTGCACGGACAG AACATTGGGAAGAGCATGAGCTGCCAGGAATTCATCAGCAACCTGAATGGCCTGCAGGATGGTGGGAACTTCCCCAAGGAGCTGCTGAAG GGCCTGTACTGGTCCATCCGAAGTGAGAAGCTGGAGTCCGCGGT GGACGAAGAAGATGCGGCCAGACCCGAGAAATCCCAGCTGAGTACCCTGGCTGGCAAGATGAGCAACCCCTTCCTCCAGCTGGCCCATGACCCCACAGTGCCCACGTACAAGCAGGGCATTCTGGCTCGAAAGATGCATCACGACGCAGATGGCAAGAAGA CGCCATGGGGCAAGCGCGGCTGGAAGATGTTCCACACCTTGCTTCGAGGGATGGTCCTCTACTTCTTGAAG GGAGAGGACCAGGGCCCTGAGGGGCAGATGGTGGACGAGCCCGTGGGGGTGCACCACTCACTGGCCACACCAGCCACCCACTACACCAAGAAGCCGCACGTCTTCCAGCTGCGGACTGCCGACTGGCGTCTCTACCTCTTCCAGGCACC CACTGCCAAGGAGATGAGTTCCTGGATCGCACGCATCAACCTGGCCGCGGCCACGCACTCAGCGCCTCCCTTCCCCGCTGCTGTCGGCTCCCAGCGCAGATTCGTGCGGCCAATCCTACCCGCGGGCCCGACCCAGAGCTCCCTG GAGGAGCAGCATCGATCCCACGAGAACTGCCTGGATGCTGCCTCCGATGACCTGCTGGATCTGCAAAGGAACTTCCCGGAGCGGCGGGGCCGCAGCCGCGAGCTAGAAGAGTACCGCCTGCGGAAAGAATACCTGGAGCACGAG CCTTCTCCCCTTCTGGAGCCAGGTGATGCTAAGGTGGGGGTGCCTGTGTTGCAGAAAACCCGCTATGAGATGTATGTGCAGTTGCTGGTGGCCCGGCTGCACTGCCCCTCGGATGACCTGGACCTGTGGGAGGAGCAGCTAGGGAGGGAAACTGGAGGCATGCAGGAACCCAAAGCCAGCCTGAAGAAGTCCCACTCCAGCCCGTCCCTGCAGCAGGATGAGGCCCCCACCACAGCCAAGGTGAAGCGCAACATCTCAGAGCGTCGGACCTACCGGAAGATCATCCCCAAGCGGAACCGCCATCAGCTGTGA
- the PSD4 gene encoding PH and SEC7 domain-containing protein 4 isoform X4 gives MMGDDRLSEHPKPMGLLNICLGDDVQPPAGVHPKGTPTPSWEHTWASAPPDLTRLGAPPSGSNAEPMDLGTSPSPRDPRQNQGTSTQVVFWAGILQAQMCVLDLEEELEKTEGLRAGLRSCLPMAPADLPPFSCSPASPRDLGLLPGPPVEEVSGEDSSGPEGEDQDLVWPGKGMPGSSLEWGAEEESVFFDNPLFLESPCSDSAPGARFSWGTPDACAAMGLDNPHTLEPPVLAPGDGVPWGLGEDPDGGESIADSSGHTTPPFSVPTYKSHSWTVVDTTDQAPTAPPGLGDSETPLAGGLDPAASHVDKASTWEKGPVVSNPDPATHHVQPWQALPSAEGWHTEQGPSWRQVPLISQDRGDRHAECPQESALCTSAASPWGGPAPYPEPSSPESDSRGPGSRPSSESSPEGSPRPWGQQAGSILPMWTPDAPRPSLLETGGAEPSSQERAAPESGRDVKSEGAGQPDVHRTSTEGGSLMTPMDFPRLPESSMPQVQPPEEGQRPQAGDKLANGVGTNKLAWDLASRLYRLEGFRKSEVAAHLRKNDDHSRAVAQEYLSFFQFGGQSLDRALRGFLQALVLSGETQERERVLYQFSRRFHHCNPRLFSSVDSVHTLTCAIMLLNTDLHGQNIGKSMSCQEFISNLNGLQDGGNFPKELLKGLYWSIRSEKLESAVDEEDAARPEKSQLSTLAGKMSNPFLQLAHDPTVPTYKQGILARKMHHDADGKKTPWGKRGWKMFHTLLRGMVLYFLKGEDQGPEGQMVDEPVGVHHSLATPATHYTKKPHVFQLRTADWRLYLFQAPTAKEMSSWIARINLAAATHSAPPFPAAVGSQRRFVRPILPAGPTQSSLEEQHRSHENCLDAASDDLLDLQRNFPERRGRSRELEEYRLRKEYLEHEKTRYEMYVQLLVARLHCPSDDLDLWEEQLGRETGGMQEPKASLKKSHSSPSLQQDEAPTTAKVKRNISERRTYRKIIPKRNRHQL, from the exons ATGATGGGTGATGACAGACTGTCTGAACATCCCAAGCCTATGGGACTTCTTAACATCTGTTTAGGAGATGACGTGCAGCCCCCTGCAGGAGTGCACCCAAAGGGAACGCCCACACCTTCCTGGGAACACACCTGGGCATCTGCCCCCCCTGATCTCACGAGGCTAGGCGCCCCTCCCAGTGGCTCCAATGCAGAGCCCATGGACCTGGGGACCAGCCCGTCCCCAAGGGACCCAAGGCAGAACCAAGGCACGTCCACGCAGGTGGTGTTTTGGGCAGGCATCCTGCAGGCCCAGATGTGTGTCCTGGACCTGGAGGAGGAGCTGGAGAAGACCGAGGGGCTCAGGGCTGGGCTGAGGTCCTGCCTCCCCATGGCCCCTGCGGACTTGCCCCCCTTTTCCTGCAGCCCTGCGAGCCCTCGGGACTTGGGCCTACTTCCTGGTCCACCTGTGGAGGAGGTCTCAGGGGAGGATAGCAGTGGGCCTGAGGGCGAGGACCAGGACCTGGTGTGGCCAGGCAAGGGGATGCCTGGCTCCTCCCTGGAATGGGGTGCTGAGGAAGAGAGTGTGTTCTTTGACAACCCCCTCTTTCTGGAGAGCCCCTGCTCAGACTCTGCTCCTGGGGCCCGCTTCTCCTGGGGGACCCCAGACGCCTGCGCTGCCATGGGGCTTGACAACCCACACACCCTTGAGCCTCCTGTCCTGGCCCCGGGAGACGGGGTGCCATGGGGGCTGGGCGAAGACCCGGATGGTGGGGAAAGCATTGCTGACTCCAGCGGGCACACCACCCCTCCATTCTCTGTGCCCACCTACAAATCCCACTCCTGGACTGTGGTGGACACCACTGACCAGGCTCCCACAGCACCTCCTGGCCTGGGGGACAGTGAG ACTCCTCTGGCAGGTGGTCTTGACCCTGCAGCATCCCATGTGGACAAAGCATCGACCTGGGAAAAGGGACCTGTTGTATCTAACCCTGACCCTGCCACCCATCatgtgcaaccttgg CAGGCCCTGCCCAGTGCCGAGGGCTGGCACACAGAACAGGGTCCTTCCTGGCGCCAGGTGCCTCTCATCTCCCAGGACAGAG GTGACAGACATGCTGAGTGTCCCCAGGAGTCTGCTCTCTGCACCTCAGCCGCTAGCCCCTGGGGGGGCCCAGCCCCTTACCCAGAGCCTAGCAGCCCTGAGTCTGACAGCAGAGGCCCcggctccaggcccagctccgAGTCCTCCCCAGAAGGCAGCCCACGGCCCTGGGGCCAGCAGGCCGGCAGCATTCTGCCCATGTGGACACCAGATGCTCCCCGCCCATCACTCCTGGAGACAGGTGGGGCAGAGCCAAGTTCCCAGGAGAGAGCAGCTCCAGAGTCTGGGAGGGATGTGAAGAGTGAGGGGGCAGGCCAGCCTGACGTGCACCGAACCTCCACAGAAGG TGGGAGTCTGATGACACCAATGGACTTTCCCAGGCTTCCTGAGAGCTCCATGCCCCAAGTGCAGCCCCCAGAGGAAGGCCAGAGGCCACAGGCTGGAGACAAGCTGGCTAATGGCGTTGGGACCAACAAGCTGGCCTGGGACCTGGCCTCTCGCCTCTATCGCCTAGAGGGCTTCCGGAAGTCGGAAGTGGCAGCCCACCTGCGGAAAAA TGACGACCACAGCAGGGCTGTGGCTCAAGAGTACCTGTCCTTCTTCCAGTTTGGAGGCCAGAGCCTGGACCGTGCCCTCCG GGGCTTCCTCCAGGCCCTGGTGCTCAGTGGGGAGACCCAGGAACGGGAACGAGTCCTGTACCAGTTCTCCAGACGCTTCCACCACTGCAACCCTAGGCTCTTCTCCTCAGTAG ACTCGGTCCACACCTTGACTTGCGCCATCATGCTCCTGAACACTGACCTGCACGGACAG AACATTGGGAAGAGCATGAGCTGCCAGGAATTCATCAGCAACCTGAATGGCCTGCAGGATGGTGGGAACTTCCCCAAGGAGCTGCTGAAG GGCCTGTACTGGTCCATCCGAAGTGAGAAGCTGGAGTCCGCGGT GGACGAAGAAGATGCGGCCAGACCCGAGAAATCCCAGCTGAGTACCCTGGCTGGCAAGATGAGCAACCCCTTCCTCCAGCTGGCCCATGACCCCACAGTGCCCACGTACAAGCAGGGCATTCTGGCTCGAAAGATGCATCACGACGCAGATGGCAAGAAGA CGCCATGGGGCAAGCGCGGCTGGAAGATGTTCCACACCTTGCTTCGAGGGATGGTCCTCTACTTCTTGAAG GGAGAGGACCAGGGCCCTGAGGGGCAGATGGTGGACGAGCCCGTGGGGGTGCACCACTCACTGGCCACACCAGCCACCCACTACACCAAGAAGCCGCACGTCTTCCAGCTGCGGACTGCCGACTGGCGTCTCTACCTCTTCCAGGCACC CACTGCCAAGGAGATGAGTTCCTGGATCGCACGCATCAACCTGGCCGCGGCCACGCACTCAGCGCCTCCCTTCCCCGCTGCTGTCGGCTCCCAGCGCAGATTCGTGCGGCCAATCCTACCCGCGGGCCCGACCCAGAGCTCCCTG GAGGAGCAGCATCGATCCCACGAGAACTGCCTGGATGCTGCCTCCGATGACCTGCTGGATCTGCAAAGGAACTTCCCGGAGCGGCGGGGCCGCAGCCGCGAGCTAGAAGAGTACCGCCTGCGGAAAGAATACCTGGAGCACGAG AAAACCCGCTATGAGATGTATGTGCAGTTGCTGGTGGCCCGGCTGCACTGCCCCTCGGATGACCTGGACCTGTGGGAGGAGCAGCTAGGGAGGGAAACTGGAGGCATGCAGGAACCCAAAGCCAGCCTGAAGAAGTCCCACTCCAGCCCGTCCCTGCAGCAGGATGAGGCCCCCACCACAGCCAAGGTGAAGCGCAACATCTCAGAGCGTCGGACCTACCGGAAGATCATCCCCAAGCGGAACCGCCATCAGCTGTGA
- the PSD4 gene encoding PH and SEC7 domain-containing protein 4 isoform X3, translating to MMGDDRLSEHPKPMGLLNICLGDDVQPPAGVHPKGTPTPSWEHTWASAPPDLTRLGAPPSGSNAEPMDLGTSPSPRDPRQNQGTSTQVVFWAGILQAQMCVLDLEEELEKTEGLRAGLRSCLPMAPADLPPFSCSPASPRDLGLLPGPPVEEVSGEDSSGPEGEDQDLVWPGKGMPGSSLEWGAEEESVFFDNPLFLESPCSDSAPGARFSWGTPDACAAMGLDNPHTLEPPVLAPGDGVPWGLGEDPDGGESIADSSGHTTPPFSVPTYKSHSWTVVDTTDQAPTAPPGLGDSETPLAGGLDPAASHVDKASTWEKGPVVSNPDPATHHVQPWQALPSAEGWHTEQGPSWRQVPLISQDRGDRHAECPQESALCTSAASPWGGPAPYPEPSSPESDSRGPGSRPSSESSPEGSPRPWGQQAGSILPMWTPDAPRPSLLETGGAEPSSQERAAPESGRDVKSEGAGQPDVHRTSTEGLPESSMPQVQPPEEGQRPQAGDKLANGVGTNKLAWDLASRLYRLEGFRKSEVAAHLRKNDDHSRAVAQEYLSFFQFGGQSLDRALRGFLQALVLSGETQERERVLYQFSRRFHHCNPRLFSSVDSVHTLTCAIMLLNTDLHGQNIGKSMSCQEFISNLNGLQDGGNFPKELLKGLYWSIRSEKLESAVDEEDAARPEKSQLSTLAGKMSNPFLQLAHDPTVPTYKQGILARKMHHDADGKKTPWGKRGWKMFHTLLRGMVLYFLKGEDQGPEGQMVDEPVGVHHSLATPATHYTKKPHVFQLRTADWRLYLFQAPTAKEMSSWIARINLAAATHSAPPFPAAVGSQRRFVRPILPAGPTQSSLEEQHRSHENCLDAASDDLLDLQRNFPERRGRSRELEEYRLRKEYLEHEPSPLLEPGDAKVGVPVLQKTRYEMYVQLLVARLHCPSDDLDLWEEQLGRETGGMQEPKASLKKSHSSPSLQQDEAPTTAKVKRNISERRTYRKIIPKRNRHQL from the exons ATGATGGGTGATGACAGACTGTCTGAACATCCCAAGCCTATGGGACTTCTTAACATCTGTTTAGGAGATGACGTGCAGCCCCCTGCAGGAGTGCACCCAAAGGGAACGCCCACACCTTCCTGGGAACACACCTGGGCATCTGCCCCCCCTGATCTCACGAGGCTAGGCGCCCCTCCCAGTGGCTCCAATGCAGAGCCCATGGACCTGGGGACCAGCCCGTCCCCAAGGGACCCAAGGCAGAACCAAGGCACGTCCACGCAGGTGGTGTTTTGGGCAGGCATCCTGCAGGCCCAGATGTGTGTCCTGGACCTGGAGGAGGAGCTGGAGAAGACCGAGGGGCTCAGGGCTGGGCTGAGGTCCTGCCTCCCCATGGCCCCTGCGGACTTGCCCCCCTTTTCCTGCAGCCCTGCGAGCCCTCGGGACTTGGGCCTACTTCCTGGTCCACCTGTGGAGGAGGTCTCAGGGGAGGATAGCAGTGGGCCTGAGGGCGAGGACCAGGACCTGGTGTGGCCAGGCAAGGGGATGCCTGGCTCCTCCCTGGAATGGGGTGCTGAGGAAGAGAGTGTGTTCTTTGACAACCCCCTCTTTCTGGAGAGCCCCTGCTCAGACTCTGCTCCTGGGGCCCGCTTCTCCTGGGGGACCCCAGACGCCTGCGCTGCCATGGGGCTTGACAACCCACACACCCTTGAGCCTCCTGTCCTGGCCCCGGGAGACGGGGTGCCATGGGGGCTGGGCGAAGACCCGGATGGTGGGGAAAGCATTGCTGACTCCAGCGGGCACACCACCCCTCCATTCTCTGTGCCCACCTACAAATCCCACTCCTGGACTGTGGTGGACACCACTGACCAGGCTCCCACAGCACCTCCTGGCCTGGGGGACAGTGAG ACTCCTCTGGCAGGTGGTCTTGACCCTGCAGCATCCCATGTGGACAAAGCATCGACCTGGGAAAAGGGACCTGTTGTATCTAACCCTGACCCTGCCACCCATCatgtgcaaccttgg CAGGCCCTGCCCAGTGCCGAGGGCTGGCACACAGAACAGGGTCCTTCCTGGCGCCAGGTGCCTCTCATCTCCCAGGACAGAG GTGACAGACATGCTGAGTGTCCCCAGGAGTCTGCTCTCTGCACCTCAGCCGCTAGCCCCTGGGGGGGCCCAGCCCCTTACCCAGAGCCTAGCAGCCCTGAGTCTGACAGCAGAGGCCCcggctccaggcccagctccgAGTCCTCCCCAGAAGGCAGCCCACGGCCCTGGGGCCAGCAGGCCGGCAGCATTCTGCCCATGTGGACACCAGATGCTCCCCGCCCATCACTCCTGGAGACAGGTGGGGCAGAGCCAAGTTCCCAGGAGAGAGCAGCTCCAGAGTCTGGGAGGGATGTGAAGAGTGAGGGGGCAGGCCAGCCTGACGTGCACCGAACCTCCACAGAAGG GCTTCCTGAGAGCTCCATGCCCCAAGTGCAGCCCCCAGAGGAAGGCCAGAGGCCACAGGCTGGAGACAAGCTGGCTAATGGCGTTGGGACCAACAAGCTGGCCTGGGACCTGGCCTCTCGCCTCTATCGCCTAGAGGGCTTCCGGAAGTCGGAAGTGGCAGCCCACCTGCGGAAAAA TGACGACCACAGCAGGGCTGTGGCTCAAGAGTACCTGTCCTTCTTCCAGTTTGGAGGCCAGAGCCTGGACCGTGCCCTCCG GGGCTTCCTCCAGGCCCTGGTGCTCAGTGGGGAGACCCAGGAACGGGAACGAGTCCTGTACCAGTTCTCCAGACGCTTCCACCACTGCAACCCTAGGCTCTTCTCCTCAGTAG ACTCGGTCCACACCTTGACTTGCGCCATCATGCTCCTGAACACTGACCTGCACGGACAG AACATTGGGAAGAGCATGAGCTGCCAGGAATTCATCAGCAACCTGAATGGCCTGCAGGATGGTGGGAACTTCCCCAAGGAGCTGCTGAAG GGCCTGTACTGGTCCATCCGAAGTGAGAAGCTGGAGTCCGCGGT GGACGAAGAAGATGCGGCCAGACCCGAGAAATCCCAGCTGAGTACCCTGGCTGGCAAGATGAGCAACCCCTTCCTCCAGCTGGCCCATGACCCCACAGTGCCCACGTACAAGCAGGGCATTCTGGCTCGAAAGATGCATCACGACGCAGATGGCAAGAAGA CGCCATGGGGCAAGCGCGGCTGGAAGATGTTCCACACCTTGCTTCGAGGGATGGTCCTCTACTTCTTGAAG GGAGAGGACCAGGGCCCTGAGGGGCAGATGGTGGACGAGCCCGTGGGGGTGCACCACTCACTGGCCACACCAGCCACCCACTACACCAAGAAGCCGCACGTCTTCCAGCTGCGGACTGCCGACTGGCGTCTCTACCTCTTCCAGGCACC CACTGCCAAGGAGATGAGTTCCTGGATCGCACGCATCAACCTGGCCGCGGCCACGCACTCAGCGCCTCCCTTCCCCGCTGCTGTCGGCTCCCAGCGCAGATTCGTGCGGCCAATCCTACCCGCGGGCCCGACCCAGAGCTCCCTG GAGGAGCAGCATCGATCCCACGAGAACTGCCTGGATGCTGCCTCCGATGACCTGCTGGATCTGCAAAGGAACTTCCCGGAGCGGCGGGGCCGCAGCCGCGAGCTAGAAGAGTACCGCCTGCGGAAAGAATACCTGGAGCACGAG CCTTCTCCCCTTCTGGAGCCAGGTGATGCTAAGGTGGGGGTGCCTGTGTTGCAGAAAACCCGCTATGAGATGTATGTGCAGTTGCTGGTGGCCCGGCTGCACTGCCCCTCGGATGACCTGGACCTGTGGGAGGAGCAGCTAGGGAGGGAAACTGGAGGCATGCAGGAACCCAAAGCCAGCCTGAAGAAGTCCCACTCCAGCCCGTCCCTGCAGCAGGATGAGGCCCCCACCACAGCCAAGGTGAAGCGCAACATCTCAGAGCGTCGGACCTACCGGAAGATCATCCCCAAGCGGAACCGCCATCAGCTGTGA